The proteins below are encoded in one region of Antennarius striatus isolate MH-2024 chromosome 7, ASM4005453v1, whole genome shotgun sequence:
- the med16 gene encoding mediator of RNA polymerase II transcription subunit 16 isoform X1, which produces MCSFVFAGEGLACPRSFFFGGSIMELAYVCEWEKRPKSTHCPSIPLVCSWSCRNLVAFTTDLKNEDDDKDVSHLIHIIDTEHPWDVYSINSGHTEVISCLEWDQSGESCLCCASTSCFQLYHVFTDVFVHGGSRLLSADGDGQIRCWSMSDHLVNSWESVLSSSVDGDPIVALSWLHNGVKLALHVEMSGSTNFGEKFSRVKFSPSLTLFGGKPMEGWLAVTVSGLVTVSLLKPGGALLTASESLCRLRGRVALADIAFTGGGNIVVAATDGSSSSPVQFYKVVVSVVSEKCRIDTELLPSLFLRCTTDPLRREKYPAVTHLKFLTRENSEQVLLCASNQSGSIVECWSLRKEGLPVNNIFQHRSPVVGEKQPTILKWRILTTTGDLERVSAIALPKLPISISNTDLKVASDTKFCPGLGLALAFHDGSIQILHRLSLHTMGIFYGSSSGQRPGEESAIKRQRTGGPTLHFKALQFSWTSLALAGVDNHGKLHMLRVSPSMGQVLEMNTTLRHLLFLLEYCMVTGYDWWDVLLHVQPTMVHNLVEKLHEEYMRQNQALQQVLATRIVAVKASLCKLSTATAARACDFHAKLLLIAISSTLKSLLRPHVLNTPDKSPGDRLTEICAKNTDTDIDKVMINLKTEEFVLDGPPLQSLQQLIQWVGDFVLYLLANLPNQGSMVRPGFGFMRDGASLGMLREMLVMIRIWGLLKPGCLPTFTAMSDNQDSMQLLFRLLTKLWLCSRDDGPPQEPDDSLIDECCLLPSQLLVPTMDWLPVNDGVIVKLQGKHPLRLQFGKALCLPGLGSNTPLEVFSRSPGSQKMDNLRCVHMGVYPTEESKACTRCGCVTMLRSPNKTNAMKQWEQRWIKNCLCGGLWRRIPPTVP; this is translated from the exons atgtgttcatttgtgtttgcaggtgAGGGTTTGGCCTGTCCTCGAAGTTTCTTCTTCGGTGGTTCCATCATGGAGTTGGCGTACGTGTGTGAGTGGGAGAAACGCCCCAAGAGCACCCACTGCCCCTCCATCCCACTGGTGTGCTCCTGGTCCTGCAGGAACCTGGTGGCCTTCACCACAGACCTGAAGAATGAGGACGACGACAAAG atgtgAGTCACCTGATCCACATCATCGACACTGAGCACCCCTGGGACGTTTACTCCATCAACTCTGGACACACTGAGGTCATTTCCTGCCTGGAATGGGACCAATCAGGTGAGTCGTGTCTCTGTTGTGCCTCCACATCATGTTTCCAGCTGTATCATGTATTTACGGATGTATTTGTGCATGGAGGCTCCAGGCTGCTCTCCGCCGATGGTGACGGTCAGATCAGATGTTGGTCGATGTCGGATCACCTGGTGAACAGCTGGGAAAGCGTCCTGTCCAGTTCAGTCGACGGAGATCCCATCGTAGCGCTGAGCTGGCTGCACAACGGCGTCAAACTGGCGCTGCACGTCGAGATG TCGGGTTCCACAAACTTCGGTGAGAAGTTCTCGCGGGTGAAGTTCTCCCCGTCTCTGACGCTGTTCGGCGGGAAGCCGATGGAGGGCTGGCTGGCCGTGACGGTGAGCGGTTTGGTCACCGTGTCGCTGCTGAAGCCGGGCGGCGCTCTGCTGACGGCCAGCGAGAGCCTCTGCCGGCTGAGGGGCCGCGTGGCGTTAGCTGACATCGCCTTCACCGGCGGTGGGAACATCGTGGTGGCGGCGACCGACGGCAGCAGCTCGTCCCCCGTCCAGTTCTACAAG GTGGTGGTTAGCGTGGTGAGCGAGAAATGTCGCATCGACACGGAACTGCTGCCGTCTCTCTTCCTGCGCTGCACCACCGACCCGCTGAGGAGGGAGAAATACCCGGCGGTCACACACCTGAAGTTCCTCACCAGAGAGAACTCTGAACAG GTTCTTCTCTGCGCTTCCAACCAGAGCGGCAGTATCGTGGAGTGTTGGTCCCTGAGGAAGGAGGGACTTCCTGTCAACAACATCTTCCAGCACCGATCGCCAGTCG TCGGGGAGAAGCAGCCGACCATCCTGAAGTGGAGGATCCTGACCACCACCGGCGATCTGGAGCGTGTGTCGGCCATCGCTCTGCCCAAACtgcccatctccatctccaacACCGACCTGAAGGTGGCGTCAGACACCAAGTTCTGTCCCGGACTCG GTCTGGCTCTGGCGTTCCACGACGGGAGCATCCAGATCCTCCACCGCCTCTCCCTCCACACCATGGGCATTTTTTACGGCTCCTCCTCCGGTCAGAGACCGGGGGAGGAGTCCGCCATCAAACGCCAGAGAACCGGCGGCCCCACCCTCCACTTCAAGGCCCTGCAGTTCTCCTGGACCTCACTGGCGCTGGCGGGAGTCGACAACCACGGCAAG ctccACATGCTGCGGGTGTCTCCCTCCATGGGTCAGGTGCTGGAGATGAACACCACGCTGCGCCACCTGCTGTTCCTGCTGGAGTACTGCATGGTGACGGGCTACGACTGGTGGGACGTCCTGCTGCACGTACAGCCCACCATGGTGCACAACCTGGTGGAGAAGCTGCACGAGGAGTACATGAGGCAGAATCAggctctgcagcag GTCCTGGCGACTCGTATCGTGGCCGTGAAGGCGTCTCTCTGCAAACTCTCCACGGCGACGGCGGCCAGGGCGTGCGACTTCCACGCCAAGCTGCTCCTGATCGCCATCAGCTCCACCCTGAAGTCTCTGCTGCGCCCCCACGTCCTCAACACCCCCGACAAGAGCCCGGGGGACCGGCTGACGGAGATCTGCGCCAAGAACACCGACACAG ATATCGATAAGGTGATGATCAACCTGAAGACGGAGGAGTTCGTTCTGGACGGGCCCCCCCTCCAGTCCCTGCAGCAGCTCATCCAGTGGGTGGGCGACTTCGTCCTCTACCTGCTGGCCAACCTGCCCAACCAG GGCTCCATGGTCCGTCCCGGGTTCGGCTTCATGAGGGACGGGGCGTCGCTCGGGATGCTGAGGGAGATGTTGGTGATGATCCGGATCTGGGGGCTCCTGAAGCCCGGCTGCCTCCCCACCTTCACCGCCATGTCGGACAACCAGGACAGCATGCAGCTGCTGTTCAGGCTGCTCACCAAGCTGTGGCTCTGCT CTCGGGACGACGGGCCCCCCCAGGAGCCCGACGACAGCCTGATCGACGAGTGCTGCCTGCTGCCCAGCCAGCTGCTGGTCCCCACCATGGACTGGCTCCCCGTCAACGACGGCGTCATCGTCAAGCTGCAGGGGAAACACCCCCTCCGGCTCCAGTTCGGGAAAGCCTTGTGTCTGCCTGGGCTGGGCTCCAACACCCCCCTGGAggtgttctccag gagtCCTGGGTCTCAGAAGATGGATAACCTGCGTTGTGTTCACATGGGAGTTTATCCCACCGAGGAGAGCAAGGCCTGTACCAG GTGCGGCTGCGTCACGATGCTCCGCTCCCCCAACAAGACCAACGCCATGAAGCAGTGGGAGCAGCGCTGGATCAAGAACTGTCTGTGTGGGGGGCTGTGGAGGAGGATCCCTCCAACGGtcccctga
- the med16 gene encoding mediator of RNA polymerase II transcription subunit 16 isoform X2, which yields MCSFVFAGEGLACPRSFFFGGSIMELAYVCEWEKRPKSTHCPSIPLVCSWSCRNLVAFTTDLKNEDDDKDVSHLIHIIDTEHPWDVYSINSGHTEVISCLEWDQSGSRLLSADGDGQIRCWSMSDHLVNSWESVLSSSVDGDPIVALSWLHNGVKLALHVEMSGSTNFGEKFSRVKFSPSLTLFGGKPMEGWLAVTVSGLVTVSLLKPGGALLTASESLCRLRGRVALADIAFTGGGNIVVAATDGSSSSPVQFYKVVVSVVSEKCRIDTELLPSLFLRCTTDPLRREKYPAVTHLKFLTRENSEQVLLCASNQSGSIVECWSLRKEGLPVNNIFQHRSPVVGEKQPTILKWRILTTTGDLERVSAIALPKLPISISNTDLKVASDTKFCPGLGLALAFHDGSIQILHRLSLHTMGIFYGSSSGQRPGEESAIKRQRTGGPTLHFKALQFSWTSLALAGVDNHGKLHMLRVSPSMGQVLEMNTTLRHLLFLLEYCMVTGYDWWDVLLHVQPTMVHNLVEKLHEEYMRQNQALQQVLATRIVAVKASLCKLSTATAARACDFHAKLLLIAISSTLKSLLRPHVLNTPDKSPGDRLTEICAKNTDTGEPPRREGRAGGRRRSLIDRVSSDIDKVMINLKTEEFVLDGPPLQSLQQLIQWVGDFVLYLLANLPNQGSMVRPGFGFMRDGASLGMLREMLVMIRIWGLLKPGCLPTFTAMSDNQDSMQLLFRLLTKLWLCSRDDGPPQEPDDSLIDECCLLPSQLLVPTMDWLPVNDGVIVKLQGKHPLRLQFGKALCLPGLGSNTPLEVFSRSPGSQKMDNLRCVHMGVYPTEESKACTRCGCVTMLRSPNKTNAMKQWEQRWIKNCLCGGLWRRIPPTVP from the exons atgtgttcatttgtgtttgcaggtgAGGGTTTGGCCTGTCCTCGAAGTTTCTTCTTCGGTGGTTCCATCATGGAGTTGGCGTACGTGTGTGAGTGGGAGAAACGCCCCAAGAGCACCCACTGCCCCTCCATCCCACTGGTGTGCTCCTGGTCCTGCAGGAACCTGGTGGCCTTCACCACAGACCTGAAGAATGAGGACGACGACAAAG atgtgAGTCACCTGATCCACATCATCGACACTGAGCACCCCTGGGACGTTTACTCCATCAACTCTGGACACACTGAGGTCATTTCCTGCCTGGAATGGGACCAATCAG GCTCCAGGCTGCTCTCCGCCGATGGTGACGGTCAGATCAGATGTTGGTCGATGTCGGATCACCTGGTGAACAGCTGGGAAAGCGTCCTGTCCAGTTCAGTCGACGGAGATCCCATCGTAGCGCTGAGCTGGCTGCACAACGGCGTCAAACTGGCGCTGCACGTCGAGATG TCGGGTTCCACAAACTTCGGTGAGAAGTTCTCGCGGGTGAAGTTCTCCCCGTCTCTGACGCTGTTCGGCGGGAAGCCGATGGAGGGCTGGCTGGCCGTGACGGTGAGCGGTTTGGTCACCGTGTCGCTGCTGAAGCCGGGCGGCGCTCTGCTGACGGCCAGCGAGAGCCTCTGCCGGCTGAGGGGCCGCGTGGCGTTAGCTGACATCGCCTTCACCGGCGGTGGGAACATCGTGGTGGCGGCGACCGACGGCAGCAGCTCGTCCCCCGTCCAGTTCTACAAG GTGGTGGTTAGCGTGGTGAGCGAGAAATGTCGCATCGACACGGAACTGCTGCCGTCTCTCTTCCTGCGCTGCACCACCGACCCGCTGAGGAGGGAGAAATACCCGGCGGTCACACACCTGAAGTTCCTCACCAGAGAGAACTCTGAACAG GTTCTTCTCTGCGCTTCCAACCAGAGCGGCAGTATCGTGGAGTGTTGGTCCCTGAGGAAGGAGGGACTTCCTGTCAACAACATCTTCCAGCACCGATCGCCAGTCG TCGGGGAGAAGCAGCCGACCATCCTGAAGTGGAGGATCCTGACCACCACCGGCGATCTGGAGCGTGTGTCGGCCATCGCTCTGCCCAAACtgcccatctccatctccaacACCGACCTGAAGGTGGCGTCAGACACCAAGTTCTGTCCCGGACTCG GTCTGGCTCTGGCGTTCCACGACGGGAGCATCCAGATCCTCCACCGCCTCTCCCTCCACACCATGGGCATTTTTTACGGCTCCTCCTCCGGTCAGAGACCGGGGGAGGAGTCCGCCATCAAACGCCAGAGAACCGGCGGCCCCACCCTCCACTTCAAGGCCCTGCAGTTCTCCTGGACCTCACTGGCGCTGGCGGGAGTCGACAACCACGGCAAG ctccACATGCTGCGGGTGTCTCCCTCCATGGGTCAGGTGCTGGAGATGAACACCACGCTGCGCCACCTGCTGTTCCTGCTGGAGTACTGCATGGTGACGGGCTACGACTGGTGGGACGTCCTGCTGCACGTACAGCCCACCATGGTGCACAACCTGGTGGAGAAGCTGCACGAGGAGTACATGAGGCAGAATCAggctctgcagcag GTCCTGGCGACTCGTATCGTGGCCGTGAAGGCGTCTCTCTGCAAACTCTCCACGGCGACGGCGGCCAGGGCGTGCGACTTCCACGCCAAGCTGCTCCTGATCGCCATCAGCTCCACCCTGAAGTCTCTGCTGCGCCCCCACGTCCTCAACACCCCCGACAAGAGCCCGGGGGACCGGCTGACGGAGATCTGCGCCAAGAACACCGACACAGGTGAGCCGCCGAGGAGGGAGGGGCGTGCGGGAGGACGCCGGCGATCGCTGATCGATCGTGTTTCCTCAGATATCGATAAGGTGATGATCAACCTGAAGACGGAGGAGTTCGTTCTGGACGGGCCCCCCCTCCAGTCCCTGCAGCAGCTCATCCAGTGGGTGGGCGACTTCGTCCTCTACCTGCTGGCCAACCTGCCCAACCAG GGCTCCATGGTCCGTCCCGGGTTCGGCTTCATGAGGGACGGGGCGTCGCTCGGGATGCTGAGGGAGATGTTGGTGATGATCCGGATCTGGGGGCTCCTGAAGCCCGGCTGCCTCCCCACCTTCACCGCCATGTCGGACAACCAGGACAGCATGCAGCTGCTGTTCAGGCTGCTCACCAAGCTGTGGCTCTGCT CTCGGGACGACGGGCCCCCCCAGGAGCCCGACGACAGCCTGATCGACGAGTGCTGCCTGCTGCCCAGCCAGCTGCTGGTCCCCACCATGGACTGGCTCCCCGTCAACGACGGCGTCATCGTCAAGCTGCAGGGGAAACACCCCCTCCGGCTCCAGTTCGGGAAAGCCTTGTGTCTGCCTGGGCTGGGCTCCAACACCCCCCTGGAggtgttctccag gagtCCTGGGTCTCAGAAGATGGATAACCTGCGTTGTGTTCACATGGGAGTTTATCCCACCGAGGAGAGCAAGGCCTGTACCAG GTGCGGCTGCGTCACGATGCTCCGCTCCCCCAACAAGACCAACGCCATGAAGCAGTGGGAGCAGCGCTGGATCAAGAACTGTCTGTGTGGGGGGCTGTGGAGGAGGATCCCTCCAACGGtcccctga
- the med16 gene encoding mediator of RNA polymerase II transcription subunit 16 isoform X4 gives MGPIRLLSADGDGQIRCWSMSDHLVNSWESVLSSSVDGDPIVALSWLHNGVKLALHVEMSGSTNFGEKFSRVKFSPSLTLFGGKPMEGWLAVTVSGLVTVSLLKPGGALLTASESLCRLRGRVALADIAFTGGGNIVVAATDGSSSSPVQFYKVVVSVVSEKCRIDTELLPSLFLRCTTDPLRREKYPAVTHLKFLTRENSEQVLLCASNQSGSIVECWSLRKEGLPVNNIFQHRSPVVGEKQPTILKWRILTTTGDLERVSAIALPKLPISISNTDLKVASDTKFCPGLGLALAFHDGSIQILHRLSLHTMGIFYGSSSGQRPGEESAIKRQRTGGPTLHFKALQFSWTSLALAGVDNHGKLHMLRVSPSMGQVLEMNTTLRHLLFLLEYCMVTGYDWWDVLLHVQPTMVHNLVEKLHEEYMRQNQALQQVLATRIVAVKASLCKLSTATAARACDFHAKLLLIAISSTLKSLLRPHVLNTPDKSPGDRLTEICAKNTDTGEPPRREGRAGGRRRSLIDRVSSDIDKVMINLKTEEFVLDGPPLQSLQQLIQWVGDFVLYLLANLPNQGSMVRPGFGFMRDGASLGMLREMLVMIRIWGLLKPGCLPTFTAMSDNQDSMQLLFRLLTKLWLCSRDDGPPQEPDDSLIDECCLLPSQLLVPTMDWLPVNDGVIVKLQGKHPLRLQFGKALCLPGLGSNTPLEVFSRSPGSQKMDNLRCVHMGVYPTEESKACTRCGCVTMLRSPNKTNAMKQWEQRWIKNCLCGGLWRRIPPTVP, from the exons ATGGGACCAATCAG GCTGCTCTCCGCCGATGGTGACGGTCAGATCAGATGTTGGTCGATGTCGGATCACCTGGTGAACAGCTGGGAAAGCGTCCTGTCCAGTTCAGTCGACGGAGATCCCATCGTAGCGCTGAGCTGGCTGCACAACGGCGTCAAACTGGCGCTGCACGTCGAGATG TCGGGTTCCACAAACTTCGGTGAGAAGTTCTCGCGGGTGAAGTTCTCCCCGTCTCTGACGCTGTTCGGCGGGAAGCCGATGGAGGGCTGGCTGGCCGTGACGGTGAGCGGTTTGGTCACCGTGTCGCTGCTGAAGCCGGGCGGCGCTCTGCTGACGGCCAGCGAGAGCCTCTGCCGGCTGAGGGGCCGCGTGGCGTTAGCTGACATCGCCTTCACCGGCGGTGGGAACATCGTGGTGGCGGCGACCGACGGCAGCAGCTCGTCCCCCGTCCAGTTCTACAAG GTGGTGGTTAGCGTGGTGAGCGAGAAATGTCGCATCGACACGGAACTGCTGCCGTCTCTCTTCCTGCGCTGCACCACCGACCCGCTGAGGAGGGAGAAATACCCGGCGGTCACACACCTGAAGTTCCTCACCAGAGAGAACTCTGAACAG GTTCTTCTCTGCGCTTCCAACCAGAGCGGCAGTATCGTGGAGTGTTGGTCCCTGAGGAAGGAGGGACTTCCTGTCAACAACATCTTCCAGCACCGATCGCCAGTCG TCGGGGAGAAGCAGCCGACCATCCTGAAGTGGAGGATCCTGACCACCACCGGCGATCTGGAGCGTGTGTCGGCCATCGCTCTGCCCAAACtgcccatctccatctccaacACCGACCTGAAGGTGGCGTCAGACACCAAGTTCTGTCCCGGACTCG GTCTGGCTCTGGCGTTCCACGACGGGAGCATCCAGATCCTCCACCGCCTCTCCCTCCACACCATGGGCATTTTTTACGGCTCCTCCTCCGGTCAGAGACCGGGGGAGGAGTCCGCCATCAAACGCCAGAGAACCGGCGGCCCCACCCTCCACTTCAAGGCCCTGCAGTTCTCCTGGACCTCACTGGCGCTGGCGGGAGTCGACAACCACGGCAAG ctccACATGCTGCGGGTGTCTCCCTCCATGGGTCAGGTGCTGGAGATGAACACCACGCTGCGCCACCTGCTGTTCCTGCTGGAGTACTGCATGGTGACGGGCTACGACTGGTGGGACGTCCTGCTGCACGTACAGCCCACCATGGTGCACAACCTGGTGGAGAAGCTGCACGAGGAGTACATGAGGCAGAATCAggctctgcagcag GTCCTGGCGACTCGTATCGTGGCCGTGAAGGCGTCTCTCTGCAAACTCTCCACGGCGACGGCGGCCAGGGCGTGCGACTTCCACGCCAAGCTGCTCCTGATCGCCATCAGCTCCACCCTGAAGTCTCTGCTGCGCCCCCACGTCCTCAACACCCCCGACAAGAGCCCGGGGGACCGGCTGACGGAGATCTGCGCCAAGAACACCGACACAGGTGAGCCGCCGAGGAGGGAGGGGCGTGCGGGAGGACGCCGGCGATCGCTGATCGATCGTGTTTCCTCAGATATCGATAAGGTGATGATCAACCTGAAGACGGAGGAGTTCGTTCTGGACGGGCCCCCCCTCCAGTCCCTGCAGCAGCTCATCCAGTGGGTGGGCGACTTCGTCCTCTACCTGCTGGCCAACCTGCCCAACCAG GGCTCCATGGTCCGTCCCGGGTTCGGCTTCATGAGGGACGGGGCGTCGCTCGGGATGCTGAGGGAGATGTTGGTGATGATCCGGATCTGGGGGCTCCTGAAGCCCGGCTGCCTCCCCACCTTCACCGCCATGTCGGACAACCAGGACAGCATGCAGCTGCTGTTCAGGCTGCTCACCAAGCTGTGGCTCTGCT CTCGGGACGACGGGCCCCCCCAGGAGCCCGACGACAGCCTGATCGACGAGTGCTGCCTGCTGCCCAGCCAGCTGCTGGTCCCCACCATGGACTGGCTCCCCGTCAACGACGGCGTCATCGTCAAGCTGCAGGGGAAACACCCCCTCCGGCTCCAGTTCGGGAAAGCCTTGTGTCTGCCTGGGCTGGGCTCCAACACCCCCCTGGAggtgttctccag gagtCCTGGGTCTCAGAAGATGGATAACCTGCGTTGTGTTCACATGGGAGTTTATCCCACCGAGGAGAGCAAGGCCTGTACCAG GTGCGGCTGCGTCACGATGCTCCGCTCCCCCAACAAGACCAACGCCATGAAGCAGTGGGAGCAGCGCTGGATCAAGAACTGTCTGTGTGGGGGGCTGTGGAGGAGGATCCCTCCAACGGtcccctga
- the med16 gene encoding mediator of RNA polymerase II transcription subunit 16 isoform X3: MCSFVFAGEGLACPRSFFFGGSIMELAYVCEWEKRPKSTHCPSIPLVCSWSCRNLVAFTTDLKNEDDDKDVSHLIHIIDTEHPWDVYSINSGHTEVISCLEWDQSGSRLLSADGDGQIRCWSMSDHLVNSWESVLSSSVDGDPIVALSWLHNGVKLALHVEMSGSTNFGEKFSRVKFSPSLTLFGGKPMEGWLAVTVSGLVTVSLLKPGGALLTASESLCRLRGRVALADIAFTGGGNIVVAATDGSSSSPVQFYKVVVSVVSEKCRIDTELLPSLFLRCTTDPLRREKYPAVTHLKFLTRENSEQVLLCASNQSGSIVECWSLRKEGLPVNNIFQHRSPVVGEKQPTILKWRILTTTGDLERVSAIALPKLPISISNTDLKVASDTKFCPGLGLALAFHDGSIQILHRLSLHTMGIFYGSSSGQRPGEESAIKRQRTGGPTLHFKALQFSWTSLALAGVDNHGKLHMLRVSPSMGQVLEMNTTLRHLLFLLEYCMVTGYDWWDVLLHVQPTMVHNLVEKLHEEYMRQNQALQQVLATRIVAVKASLCKLSTATAARACDFHAKLLLIAISSTLKSLLRPHVLNTPDKSPGDRLTEICAKNTDTDIDKVMINLKTEEFVLDGPPLQSLQQLIQWVGDFVLYLLANLPNQGSMVRPGFGFMRDGASLGMLREMLVMIRIWGLLKPGCLPTFTAMSDNQDSMQLLFRLLTKLWLCSRDDGPPQEPDDSLIDECCLLPSQLLVPTMDWLPVNDGVIVKLQGKHPLRLQFGKALCLPGLGSNTPLEVFSRSPGSQKMDNLRCVHMGVYPTEESKACTRCGCVTMLRSPNKTNAMKQWEQRWIKNCLCGGLWRRIPPTVP; encoded by the exons atgtgttcatttgtgtttgcaggtgAGGGTTTGGCCTGTCCTCGAAGTTTCTTCTTCGGTGGTTCCATCATGGAGTTGGCGTACGTGTGTGAGTGGGAGAAACGCCCCAAGAGCACCCACTGCCCCTCCATCCCACTGGTGTGCTCCTGGTCCTGCAGGAACCTGGTGGCCTTCACCACAGACCTGAAGAATGAGGACGACGACAAAG atgtgAGTCACCTGATCCACATCATCGACACTGAGCACCCCTGGGACGTTTACTCCATCAACTCTGGACACACTGAGGTCATTTCCTGCCTGGAATGGGACCAATCAG GCTCCAGGCTGCTCTCCGCCGATGGTGACGGTCAGATCAGATGTTGGTCGATGTCGGATCACCTGGTGAACAGCTGGGAAAGCGTCCTGTCCAGTTCAGTCGACGGAGATCCCATCGTAGCGCTGAGCTGGCTGCACAACGGCGTCAAACTGGCGCTGCACGTCGAGATG TCGGGTTCCACAAACTTCGGTGAGAAGTTCTCGCGGGTGAAGTTCTCCCCGTCTCTGACGCTGTTCGGCGGGAAGCCGATGGAGGGCTGGCTGGCCGTGACGGTGAGCGGTTTGGTCACCGTGTCGCTGCTGAAGCCGGGCGGCGCTCTGCTGACGGCCAGCGAGAGCCTCTGCCGGCTGAGGGGCCGCGTGGCGTTAGCTGACATCGCCTTCACCGGCGGTGGGAACATCGTGGTGGCGGCGACCGACGGCAGCAGCTCGTCCCCCGTCCAGTTCTACAAG GTGGTGGTTAGCGTGGTGAGCGAGAAATGTCGCATCGACACGGAACTGCTGCCGTCTCTCTTCCTGCGCTGCACCACCGACCCGCTGAGGAGGGAGAAATACCCGGCGGTCACACACCTGAAGTTCCTCACCAGAGAGAACTCTGAACAG GTTCTTCTCTGCGCTTCCAACCAGAGCGGCAGTATCGTGGAGTGTTGGTCCCTGAGGAAGGAGGGACTTCCTGTCAACAACATCTTCCAGCACCGATCGCCAGTCG TCGGGGAGAAGCAGCCGACCATCCTGAAGTGGAGGATCCTGACCACCACCGGCGATCTGGAGCGTGTGTCGGCCATCGCTCTGCCCAAACtgcccatctccatctccaacACCGACCTGAAGGTGGCGTCAGACACCAAGTTCTGTCCCGGACTCG GTCTGGCTCTGGCGTTCCACGACGGGAGCATCCAGATCCTCCACCGCCTCTCCCTCCACACCATGGGCATTTTTTACGGCTCCTCCTCCGGTCAGAGACCGGGGGAGGAGTCCGCCATCAAACGCCAGAGAACCGGCGGCCCCACCCTCCACTTCAAGGCCCTGCAGTTCTCCTGGACCTCACTGGCGCTGGCGGGAGTCGACAACCACGGCAAG ctccACATGCTGCGGGTGTCTCCCTCCATGGGTCAGGTGCTGGAGATGAACACCACGCTGCGCCACCTGCTGTTCCTGCTGGAGTACTGCATGGTGACGGGCTACGACTGGTGGGACGTCCTGCTGCACGTACAGCCCACCATGGTGCACAACCTGGTGGAGAAGCTGCACGAGGAGTACATGAGGCAGAATCAggctctgcagcag GTCCTGGCGACTCGTATCGTGGCCGTGAAGGCGTCTCTCTGCAAACTCTCCACGGCGACGGCGGCCAGGGCGTGCGACTTCCACGCCAAGCTGCTCCTGATCGCCATCAGCTCCACCCTGAAGTCTCTGCTGCGCCCCCACGTCCTCAACACCCCCGACAAGAGCCCGGGGGACCGGCTGACGGAGATCTGCGCCAAGAACACCGACACAG ATATCGATAAGGTGATGATCAACCTGAAGACGGAGGAGTTCGTTCTGGACGGGCCCCCCCTCCAGTCCCTGCAGCAGCTCATCCAGTGGGTGGGCGACTTCGTCCTCTACCTGCTGGCCAACCTGCCCAACCAG GGCTCCATGGTCCGTCCCGGGTTCGGCTTCATGAGGGACGGGGCGTCGCTCGGGATGCTGAGGGAGATGTTGGTGATGATCCGGATCTGGGGGCTCCTGAAGCCCGGCTGCCTCCCCACCTTCACCGCCATGTCGGACAACCAGGACAGCATGCAGCTGCTGTTCAGGCTGCTCACCAAGCTGTGGCTCTGCT CTCGGGACGACGGGCCCCCCCAGGAGCCCGACGACAGCCTGATCGACGAGTGCTGCCTGCTGCCCAGCCAGCTGCTGGTCCCCACCATGGACTGGCTCCCCGTCAACGACGGCGTCATCGTCAAGCTGCAGGGGAAACACCCCCTCCGGCTCCAGTTCGGGAAAGCCTTGTGTCTGCCTGGGCTGGGCTCCAACACCCCCCTGGAggtgttctccag gagtCCTGGGTCTCAGAAGATGGATAACCTGCGTTGTGTTCACATGGGAGTTTATCCCACCGAGGAGAGCAAGGCCTGTACCAG GTGCGGCTGCGTCACGATGCTCCGCTCCCCCAACAAGACCAACGCCATGAAGCAGTGGGAGCAGCGCTGGATCAAGAACTGTCTGTGTGGGGGGCTGTGGAGGAGGATCCCTCCAACGGtcccctga